A DNA window from Trichomycterus rosablanca isolate fTriRos1 chromosome 9, fTriRos1.hap1, whole genome shotgun sequence contains the following coding sequences:
- the LOC134320302 gene encoding uncharacterized protein LOC134320302 isoform X2 has protein sequence MASPAERFLKVHRSEIVGRVKSVNGLADCLLEKEVISKEALNEISSQKPEEEQMRTVYKHLNSSKAYELTLEWLKRHESHVMEDLEKTETPEPSHSREKRQRIQNHEAMDETDCDLQTSPDLKTLSTMAKLDDWVSDPKISEKLVNDLKEKLAQGEMEGLEDYLKDIKLKKSLCLTAKEINEIRQRKDLRSFLTDVKGAKFPKNTLDHFFEKVRSKASTAKKKPEQYSNYDDSINHNADDLNSSGYGSSCSSSFNSRVFPHTVFPNEDVFICEGVTDVSHTHNMEVTDYESKSADLDFKADVPHPTENADQIQQAVRSSGGTRELKEKQEMDDTDCPPQTSSQNLF, from the exons ATGGCGTCCCCCGCCGAACGGTTCCTGAAGGTCCACAGGAGTGAAATCGTGGGCCGAGTGAAGAGCGTAAACGGTCTGGCTGATTGTCTGCTTGAGAAGGAAGTGATTTCTAAGGAAGCATTGAATGAGATCAGTAGCCAGAAACCAGAAGAGGAGCAGATGAGGACAGTTTATAAGCATCTGAACAGCAGTAAGGCCTATGAATTAACATTAGAATGGCTGAAGAGACACGAGTCTCATGTGATGGAAGATCTGG aaaAGACAGAGACTCCGGAACCGAGCCACTCGAGA GAAAAAAGACAGAGAATCCAGAACCATGAAGCCATGGATGAAACAGATTGTGATCTCCAAACATCACCAG ATCTCAAGACCTTATCCACCATGGCCAAACTGGACGACTGGGTCTCTGATCCTAAAATCAGTGAAAAACTGGTTAATGACCTGAAGGAGAAGCTTGCTCAGGGTGAAATGGAGGGTTTGGAGGATTATCTGAAGGACATAAAGCTGAAAAAGAGTCTGTGTCTCACTGCTAAAGAGATCAACGAGATCAGACAGAGAAAAGATCTTCGTTCATTTCTTACAGACGTTAAAGGAGCCAAATTTCCTAAAAATACACTTGACCACTTTTTTGAGAAGGTCAGAAGTAAGGCCTCAACAGCCAAGAAAAAGCCTGAACAGTACAGTAATTACGACGACTCCATaaaccataatgcagatgattTGAACAGCAGTGGATACGGATCTTCATGCAGCTCAAGTTTTAATAGCAGAGTGTTTCCTCACACTGTGTTCCCAAATGAGGACGTGTTCATATGTGAAGGTGTCACTGatgtcagtcacacacacaacatggaGGTCACGGATTACGAGTCCAAAAGCGCAGACCTAGACTTCAAAGCGGACGTTCCACACCCAACAGAAAACGCAGATCAGATTCAGCAAGCTGTCAGAAGCAGTGGAGGAACCAGGgaattaaaagaaaagcagGAAATGGACGACACTGACTGTCCTCCTCAAACATCCTCTCAAAACCTTTTTTAA
- the LOC134320302 gene encoding uncharacterized protein LOC134320302 isoform X1, whose product MASPAERFLKVHRSEIVGRVKSVNGLADCLLEKEVISKEALNEISSQKPEEEQMRTVYKHLNSSKAYELTLEWLKRHESHVMEDLAEKTETPEPSHSREKRQRIQNHEAMDETDCDLQTSPDLKTLSTMAKLDDWVSDPKISEKLVNDLKEKLAQGEMEGLEDYLKDIKLKKSLCLTAKEINEIRQRKDLRSFLTDVKGAKFPKNTLDHFFEKVRSKASTAKKKPEQYSNYDDSINHNADDLNSSGYGSSCSSSFNSRVFPHTVFPNEDVFICEGVTDVSHTHNMEVTDYESKSADLDFKADVPHPTENADQIQQAVRSSGGTRELKEKQEMDDTDCPPQTSSQNLF is encoded by the exons ATGGCGTCCCCCGCCGAACGGTTCCTGAAGGTCCACAGGAGTGAAATCGTGGGCCGAGTGAAGAGCGTAAACGGTCTGGCTGATTGTCTGCTTGAGAAGGAAGTGATTTCTAAGGAAGCATTGAATGAGATCAGTAGCCAGAAACCAGAAGAGGAGCAGATGAGGACAGTTTATAAGCATCTGAACAGCAGTAAGGCCTATGAATTAACATTAGAATGGCTGAAGAGACACGAGTCTCATGTGATGGAAGATCTGG cagaaaAGACAGAGACTCCGGAACCGAGCCACTCGAGA GAAAAAAGACAGAGAATCCAGAACCATGAAGCCATGGATGAAACAGATTGTGATCTCCAAACATCACCAG ATCTCAAGACCTTATCCACCATGGCCAAACTGGACGACTGGGTCTCTGATCCTAAAATCAGTGAAAAACTGGTTAATGACCTGAAGGAGAAGCTTGCTCAGGGTGAAATGGAGGGTTTGGAGGATTATCTGAAGGACATAAAGCTGAAAAAGAGTCTGTGTCTCACTGCTAAAGAGATCAACGAGATCAGACAGAGAAAAGATCTTCGTTCATTTCTTACAGACGTTAAAGGAGCCAAATTTCCTAAAAATACACTTGACCACTTTTTTGAGAAGGTCAGAAGTAAGGCCTCAACAGCCAAGAAAAAGCCTGAACAGTACAGTAATTACGACGACTCCATaaaccataatgcagatgattTGAACAGCAGTGGATACGGATCTTCATGCAGCTCAAGTTTTAATAGCAGAGTGTTTCCTCACACTGTGTTCCCAAATGAGGACGTGTTCATATGTGAAGGTGTCACTGatgtcagtcacacacacaacatggaGGTCACGGATTACGAGTCCAAAAGCGCAGACCTAGACTTCAAAGCGGACGTTCCACACCCAACAGAAAACGCAGATCAGATTCAGCAAGCTGTCAGAAGCAGTGGAGGAACCAGGgaattaaaagaaaagcagGAAATGGACGACACTGACTGTCCTCCTCAAACATCCTCTCAAAACCTTTTTTAA